One Leptolyngbya ohadii IS1 genomic window carries:
- a CDS encoding bifunctional diguanylate cyclase/phosphodiesterase, which yields MARIRQHLDTELANSHLINRINLELVRTGVLKIDDLDGLGEHFWRQLQRYESFNLIYFGDAQGRFIAASRLGGNPFIYIRRELPPADARVYNVNTQGKRAEFKSVILDFIDVRQRPWYVAANARRTPTWGDIFALQVAPSIDLPASAPLLTDDGELQGVVGNNLALGTISKFLHNIKVGQSGQTFILERDGELVASSNAPQPFLVSADGKTERMTVATSQNTVLQLATDYLLRRYGNLRAIHAAKQLRFLINRKPYFIEVFPYQDQWGIDWLIVVVVPESDFMAQIHANTRTTILLCIGALAIATYSGIMTTRWLTRPLLQLNQAAKEIAHGNFQQTIAADRIREVKELASSFNQMTLQLQNSFTQMRSLNQALLESESRVTQFLEALPVGVAVYNQAGQLTYLNRVGKTLLLTQSPSIEKNQLIDTFRLHRARTSQPYPSEDLPAMRALRGETVQTEDIEIHRANRVIPIEMWATPIFDEHGQIAYAIAAFQDISDRKQAESQLIYNALHDALTDLPNRNLLMERLDFAINRAKRVDGYHFAVLFMDLDRFKVINDSLGHLAGDRLLISFAHKLQSSIRVTDLAARLGGDEFIIVLEEIKGIQEAAKTAERIFTELQAPLVLEGHEVFITTSIGIVLGTRDYNQASDVIRDADIAMYRAKAQGKARYEIFGSEMHTQALKRLHLENDLRRAIERQEFVVYYQPIVALNGGQLMGFEALVRWQHPTRGLTAPGEFLVVAEETGIIVSIDRWMLWTACQQLAIWQKTFDNTALRISVNLSARNFLGNHLIDEVEQALIQADLNSSCLTLEITESMLIHNVEDTIKILNRLRERGIQTSIDDFGTGYSSLSYLHRLPVDTLKIDRSFVSNMQESDGNCEIVETILALSNQLGLAAIAEGIETQQQLERLQNLGCELGQGYFFSQPLSVEAATACLASFLR from the coding sequence GTGGCTCGAATTCGGCAGCACTTAGACACCGAGCTTGCCAATTCCCACCTGATTAACCGCATTAATCTAGAACTTGTTCGCACCGGGGTATTGAAAATAGATGATCTTGATGGGTTAGGGGAGCATTTTTGGCGTCAGCTTCAGCGGTATGAATCATTCAACTTGATCTACTTTGGGGATGCTCAAGGCAGGTTTATTGCAGCATCGCGGCTAGGAGGAAATCCGTTTATTTATATTAGAAGGGAATTGCCTCCCGCAGATGCTAGGGTCTATAACGTCAACACTCAGGGAAAGCGAGCCGAATTCAAATCAGTGATTCTCGATTTTATTGATGTGCGACAACGTCCCTGGTACGTAGCTGCTAACGCGAGAAGAACGCCGACTTGGGGAGACATTTTTGCACTTCAGGTTGCGCCAAGCATTGATTTGCCTGCCAGTGCTCCACTGCTGACTGATGATGGAGAACTACAAGGCGTCGTCGGTAATAACCTGGCACTGGGAACTATTAGTAAGTTTCTCCACAACATTAAGGTGGGGCAATCTGGGCAAACATTTATTTTAGAGCGAGACGGGGAACTCGTAGCTAGCTCTAATGCACCGCAGCCTTTCCTCGTTAGCGCAGATGGCAAAACGGAGCGGATGACGGTTGCAACGAGCCAGAATACTGTACTCCAGTTAGCAACAGACTATCTTTTAAGGCGATATGGAAATTTAAGGGCAATTCATGCAGCTAAGCAACTTCGGTTTCTAATCAATCGTAAACCATACTTTATAGAAGTTTTTCCTTACCAAGACCAGTGGGGAATTGATTGGCTCATCGTTGTTGTGGTGCCAGAATCTGATTTTATGGCGCAGATTCATGCCAATACACGCACGACCATCTTACTATGTATTGGTGCCCTAGCGATCGCCACTTACTCCGGTATTATGACGACTCGCTGGCTTACTCGCCCCCTGCTCCAGCTCAATCAGGCAGCAAAAGAAATTGCTCACGGCAACTTTCAGCAAACCATTGCTGCCGATCGCATCCGTGAAGTGAAAGAACTGGCAAGCTCGTTTAACCAGATGACGCTACAGCTACAGAACTCGTTTACGCAAATGCGATCGCTCAACCAGGCGCTGCTGGAAAGCGAAAGCCGCGTAACACAGTTTCTCGAAGCGTTGCCTGTAGGCGTTGCAGTTTACAACCAAGCTGGACAGTTGACCTACTTAAATCGGGTTGGAAAAACTCTCCTTCTTACCCAATCTCCTAGCATTGAGAAAAATCAACTCATTGATACGTTTCGGCTACATCGAGCTAGGACATCCCAGCCTTATCCTTCTGAAGATCTACCAGCAATGCGGGCTCTTAGGGGTGAAACGGTTCAGACTGAAGATATTGAGATTCACCGAGCTAATCGGGTGATTCCCATAGAAATGTGGGCAACACCTATCTTTGACGAGCACGGACAAATTGCCTATGCTATTGCCGCTTTTCAAGATATTAGCGATCGAAAACAGGCAGAATCACAGCTTATCTATAACGCCCTGCACGATGCTTTGACTGATTTACCCAATCGCAATTTGCTGATGGAGCGGTTAGACTTTGCGATTAATCGAGCCAAACGAGTGGATGGATATCATTTTGCTGTTTTATTTATGGATTTAGACCGCTTCAAAGTTATTAATGATAGCTTGGGGCACTTGGCAGGCGATCGGTTGCTGATTAGCTTTGCCCATAAGCTTCAATCTAGCATTCGCGTAACTGACCTTGCAGCACGATTAGGAGGCGATGAATTCATTATCGTGCTTGAAGAAATTAAAGGCATTCAGGAGGCAGCGAAAACAGCTGAGCGTATCTTTACCGAACTGCAAGCTCCTTTAGTGTTGGAAGGACATGAGGTTTTTATCACCACCAGTATCGGTATCGTTTTAGGCACCAGAGATTACAATCAGGCTTCTGACGTGATTCGGGATGCCGACATTGCAATGTATCGAGCTAAAGCTCAAGGCAAAGCCAGATATGAAATCTTTGGTTCAGAAATGCATACTCAGGCTCTGAAGCGACTCCATCTCGAGAATGACCTTCGTCGAGCCATCGAACGGCAAGAGTTTGTCGTCTATTATCAGCCGATCGTAGCGTTAAATGGCGGTCAACTGATGGGGTTTGAGGCCTTAGTTCGTTGGCAGCATCCGACACGAGGACTCACTGCTCCCGGAGAGTTCTTGGTTGTAGCTGAAGAAACAGGGATCATTGTTTCTATCGATCGTTGGATGCTTTGGACAGCTTGTCAACAGCTCGCTATATGGCAAAAAACGTTTGACAATACTGCACTCAGAATTAGCGTCAATCTTTCAGCCCGAAATTTTTTAGGCAATCATCTTATTGATGAAGTGGAACAAGCTCTGATACAAGCAGACCTAAACAGCAGTTGTCTGACACTAGAGATTACTGAAAGTATGTTGATTCACAACGTGGAAGACACAATTAAGATACTCAATCGTTTAAGAGAGCGAGGAATTCAAACCAGTATTGATGATTTTGGCACAGGATATTCCTCGTTGAGTTATCTTCATCGCTTACCCGTTGATACCCTAAAAATCGATCGCTCTTTTGTAAGCAATATGCAGGAGAGTGACGGAAACTGTGAAATTGTTGAAACGATCCTGGCATTAAGCAACCAGCTAGGATTAGCCGCGATCGCAGAAGGAATTGAAACCCAGCAGCAGCTTGAGCGATTGCAGAACCTTGGCTGCGAGTTAGGACAGGGCTATTTCTTTTCTCAACCTTTGTCAGTAGAGGCAGCGACCGCATGTTTGGCGAGTTTTCTGCGGTAG
- a CDS encoding IS630 family transposase — protein sequence MRQVLPENLVFLDEMGVLQGMTRSRGRSRKGQRVYDLKPFYRGRRVTVVGAMSQTAILAMQTLGKSMNAEDFKQFVSQQLVPKLWQGAVVVMDNLKAHKVEGIEQMIEAVGARVVYLSPYSPEFNPIEHLWWQLKAFIRRFVPKTVEAITKLLELGVSLLTPDRSG from the coding sequence ATTCGTCAGGTTCTGCCTGAGAATTTAGTGTTCCTCGATGAGATGGGGGTACTCCAAGGCATGACCCGATCCAGGGGTCGAAGCCGTAAAGGACAACGAGTCTATGACCTCAAGCCCTTCTACCGAGGTCGCCGAGTCACAGTGGTCGGGGCAATGAGCCAAACTGCGATCCTAGCGATGCAAACGTTAGGCAAATCGATGAACGCAGAAGACTTCAAACAGTTTGTATCCCAACAACTCGTGCCGAAGTTGTGGCAGGGGGCGGTGGTGGTGATGGATAACCTCAAAGCTCATAAAGTCGAAGGGATAGAGCAAATGATCGAAGCGGTCGGAGCCAGGGTGGTCTACTTATCGCCGTACTCGCCTGAGTTCAACCCGATTGAACATCTGTGGTGGCAATTGAAGGCGTTTATTAGACGGTTTGTCCCGAAGACTGTCGAGGCAATCACAAAACTGTTAGAACTGGGAGTCAGCCTCCTGACGCCTGACAGAAGTGGATGA
- a CDS encoding helix-turn-helix domain-containing protein has protein sequence MQPYSLDLREKIISTYEAGNTSIRQVAERFQVSKTTVQSLLKRKQATGTLKPARATGGKASQLAGYETEIAQMVEQHQDYTLAEYCEYWQDKTGVRVSESTMCRFLQKQQLTIKKNISQHSSRRSGSVS, from the coding sequence ATGCAACCTTACTCCCTCGACCTACGCGAAAAAATTATCAGTACCTATGAGGCAGGGAACACGTCAATTCGTCAGGTGGCAGAACGATTTCAGGTGAGCAAAACGACGGTTCAGTCGCTGCTTAAGCGCAAGCAAGCTACAGGAACACTGAAGCCTGCTAGGGCGACCGGGGGTAAGGCAAGCCAACTAGCGGGCTATGAGACTGAGATAGCCCAGATGGTTGAGCAGCATCAGGACTACACGCTGGCGGAATACTGCGAGTATTGGCAGGACAAAACTGGAGTTAGGGTGAGTGAGAGTACGATGTGCCGATTCCTGCAAAAACAGCAGTTGACGATTAAAAAAAACATTTCGCAGCACTCAAGCCGCCGAAGCGGTTCAGTAAGTTGA
- a CDS encoding LURP-one-related/scramblase family protein, protein MFDRARERREQRREEREVFGIRGTATRYRMRQSLISIGDNFWIENDRGERTFKVDGKMLRVRDTLYLEDMQGNVLCKIQQKLLSIRDTMTIEADSGESLATIKKALISPIRERWTVKIGNGPDLTIKGNVLDFEYEIDDGDRKVAEVSKKWFRLTDTYGVQIEPSQNDVLILAATVAIDMMSHP, encoded by the coding sequence ATGTTCGATCGAGCAAGAGAACGACGAGAACAGCGACGTGAAGAACGCGAGGTATTCGGCATCCGTGGAACTGCAACACGATACCGGATGCGACAAAGCCTTATTTCTATTGGGGATAACTTCTGGATTGAAAATGATCGGGGTGAGCGAACCTTTAAGGTCGATGGCAAAATGCTTCGTGTACGTGACACGCTTTATCTTGAGGATATGCAGGGCAATGTGTTATGCAAAATTCAGCAAAAGTTGCTATCTATCAGAGATACGATGACGATCGAAGCAGACAGCGGAGAGAGTCTAGCCACTATCAAGAAGGCATTGATTTCACCAATTCGAGAGCGCTGGACGGTCAAAATTGGCAATGGTCCCGATTTAACTATTAAAGGAAACGTTTTGGATTTTGAGTATGAGATTGATGATGGCGATCGTAAAGTCGCTGAGGTTTCCAAGAAGTGGTTTCGCCTTACAGACACCTATGGCGTACAAATTGAGCCATCCCAAAACGACGTTCTTATCCTTGCTGCAACGGTGGCAATTGATATGATGTCCCATCCTTGA
- a CDS encoding SulP family inorganic anion transporter codes for MKLPTLRRQFFNPATIPEDLSAGLVLGIQSIPDGLATGLLALVNPVYGLYSYMTGVFIGAFFTSSVFISVQATSAMALIIASVPEVTEAASPNIPLFTLAVLTGVLMLAAGLFKLGRLVRFVPNSVMVGFVNAVALLIILGQLDNWTGYQSSGPNRLVRTFDLLLHLDQMHRPTLVIGILTIILILTLERTRLGALGMVVAIFFASLIVPFTGAENVALARYVADIPNSLPTPVLPSLSFVPALIIPALSLAFVGLVQGAGISASVPNPDGSTPDASGDFVGQGVAGIVAGLFQGMPVASSMSATSLVIAAGARSRLANIFAGIVIALSVVFFGRLVGAIAMPALAGLLIVIGCRTFKFSQMTSVWKTGLTQQIVMLLTFIACLLMPLQYAVLLGVGLAVLLYVIQQSNRVQVVAWRVEPGQYPLEVEPPKEVPSGQVTILVPYGSLFFAAAPVFKEQLPTVTENSRHAVVILRLRSETDLGSTFLGVLTRYGEALRSQESLLMLVGVAPSVRRQLERTGMLRSLGRENVFLSNSLVGHGLEEAVDAAEAWIAARSVPIDRSSS; via the coding sequence ATGAAGCTCCCTACTCTCCGCCGACAATTTTTCAATCCCGCCACAATCCCCGAAGACCTTAGTGCTGGACTGGTGCTGGGGATTCAGAGCATTCCCGATGGGCTGGCAACTGGCTTGCTCGCTCTGGTTAACCCGGTCTACGGGCTATATAGCTACATGACTGGGGTATTCATCGGTGCTTTCTTCACCAGCTCCGTTTTTATATCCGTCCAGGCGACCAGTGCAATGGCGTTGATTATCGCTAGTGTCCCAGAGGTGACGGAGGCAGCCAGCCCTAACATCCCTCTATTCACCCTGGCGGTGCTGACTGGGGTGCTCATGCTGGCAGCAGGGCTGTTCAAGCTCGGCAGGCTGGTTCGTTTCGTCCCGAACTCAGTCATGGTGGGCTTCGTCAATGCCGTTGCTTTGCTGATCATCCTGGGGCAACTCGACAACTGGACGGGCTATCAAAGCTCGGGGCCAAACCGCCTGGTCAGAACCTTTGATCTCCTGCTCCATCTCGACCAGATGCACCGACCGACTCTGGTAATCGGGATACTGACGATCATCCTGATTCTGACCCTGGAGCGAACCCGACTGGGTGCTTTAGGCATGGTCGTCGCGATCTTCTTCGCCTCGCTGATCGTACCCTTTACTGGCGCAGAGAATGTGGCTCTAGCCCGATATGTGGCAGACATTCCAAACTCGCTGCCGACTCCCGTGCTGCCATCCCTCTCCTTCGTGCCTGCGCTGATCATTCCCGCCCTCTCGCTGGCGTTTGTGGGGTTGGTGCAGGGTGCGGGCATTAGCGCCTCTGTTCCCAACCCCGACGGTAGCACTCCCGATGCGTCGGGCGATTTTGTTGGACAGGGGGTCGCAGGGATCGTCGCCGGACTGTTTCAGGGGATGCCAGTCGCTTCCTCGATGTCAGCCACGTCGCTGGTGATTGCGGCAGGCGCTCGATCGCGTTTAGCGAATATCTTTGCTGGGATTGTGATTGCCCTCAGCGTTGTGTTTTTTGGACGGTTGGTGGGGGCGATCGCCATGCCTGCTCTGGCTGGACTCCTGATTGTCATCGGCTGCCGCACTTTCAAATTCAGCCAGATGACCAGCGTCTGGAAGACTGGTTTGACGCAGCAGATCGTGATGCTGCTCACGTTTATTGCCTGCTTGCTGATGCCGCTGCAATACGCGGTACTGCTTGGCGTTGGTCTAGCGGTGCTGTTGTACGTCATTCAGCAGTCAAACCGGGTGCAGGTGGTTGCCTGGCGCGTGGAGCCGGGGCAGTACCCGCTCGAAGTCGAGCCACCGAAAGAGGTGCCCAGTGGGCAGGTAACAATTCTGGTGCCCTATGGCAGTTTGTTTTTTGCAGCAGCACCCGTGTTTAAAGAGCAGCTACCGACGGTGACGGAGAACTCGCGCCACGCGGTGGTGATCCTGAGGCTGCGGAGTGAGACGGATCTGGGTAGCACCTTCCTGGGTGTGCTCACCCGCTACGGCGAGGCTCTGCGTAGCCAGGAGAGCCTGCTGATGCTGGTGGGTGTGGCACCGTCCGTGCGGCGGCAACTGGAGCGGACGGGGATGCTGCGATCGCTGGGCCGCGAGAATGTGTTCCTATCCAACTCGCTCGTCGGTCATGGTCTTGAGGAAGCGGTGGATGCGGCTGAGGCGTGGATCGCAGCGCGGTCAGTGCCGATCGATCGGTCGTCATCCTGA
- a CDS encoding potassium channel family protein, translating into MNFNLLTKWANNKYNRFLFLLFWLLVSIALPESRVVTTCTILILFLATMLSTVRQIRPNQRWLKYYAALVLLNIALLGLQMFGVVNISAWSHGYSITALIFLVVIFVPIFLLQQEFFLAPRVTADTLKGGIAIYVLMGVAWSMVYTILFDFNPDSFAGVQLSQVRADLLHFSFVTLTTVGYGNILPMGPLARVASDLEAIAGIMYPAILISRLVSRYTSNSEKPSL; encoded by the coding sequence ATGAATTTCAACCTGTTGACCAAATGGGCAAACAATAAGTACAACCGCTTCCTATTTTTGCTCTTTTGGCTGCTGGTGTCTATTGCCTTACCTGAAAGCCGAGTTGTTACGACCTGCACGATTTTGATTCTGTTTTTAGCCACCATGCTATCGACCGTGCGCCAAATTAGACCGAATCAACGATGGCTGAAGTACTATGCCGCGTTAGTGCTGCTGAACATCGCCCTGTTAGGACTTCAAATGTTTGGGGTGGTCAATATTTCTGCATGGAGTCATGGTTATAGCATCACGGCATTGATCTTTTTAGTTGTGATTTTTGTACCCATTTTCCTGCTTCAGCAAGAGTTTTTTCTCGCTCCAAGAGTGACAGCCGATACCCTTAAAGGGGGCATTGCCATTTACGTTTTGATGGGAGTCGCCTGGTCGATGGTTTACACCATTTTGTTTGATTTTAATCCGGACTCCTTCGCGGGTGTTCAACTTTCTCAGGTTCGGGCTGATCTTCTGCACTTCAGTTTTGTCACCTTAACCACTGTGGGCTACGGCAATATTCTGCCGATGGGACCTCTCGCTAGAGTTGCTTCCGATTTAGAAGCGATCGCCGGAATCATGTATCCCGCCATTCTCATCTCTCGCCTAGTCAGCAGATACACTTCCAATTCAGAGAAGCCGTCCTTATGA
- a CDS encoding DUF1254 domain-containing protein, giving the protein MQNPTKQAQILPTTGTIDTPIGPLTFEGGYPTSESVAKLYDQLDFQRAVQTYLWAIPLVSFACWQEAQETVFGQEDGDLVLITSFRDRLGVLTCNATTPYLMGFLNLQRTGPLVIDYPKGMTAGGILDFWQRPITDLGLTGPDQGAGGKYLVIAPGQEVPQGAEGYRVVHSPTNNLFHALRVLATDPQEAEALSASYQAYSYADRENPRKTRIIPAADKPWSGWPANVLEYWRLLAKMLNEEPVHERDRMMVAMLKSLGIEKGKPFQPDARQQKILEQGAIVGEAMARSLTYAKRQPEAYTWPGTNWANMIQLEANQETEHYTALDERTAWFYEAVTLSAGMTTKTPGMGQQYMSTKKDKVGNWLQGGNHYTLNVPPNVPVKQFWAMTLYDTETRCFIDNPHEIAGLDSRMDLITNADGSVDLYFGPTAPTGKEKNWIPTVPGRGWFALFRFYAPTEPYFDRTWSLPDIEKII; this is encoded by the coding sequence ATGCAGAACCCAACGAAACAGGCGCAAATCCTACCCACGACTGGCACGATCGATACCCCCATTGGACCCCTGACCTTTGAAGGGGGGTATCCAACATCAGAGTCCGTTGCCAAACTCTATGATCAGTTAGACTTCCAGCGGGCGGTGCAGACCTATCTCTGGGCGATTCCCCTGGTTAGCTTCGCCTGCTGGCAGGAGGCGCAGGAAACGGTGTTTGGTCAGGAGGACGGCGACCTGGTGTTAATCACCAGCTTTCGGGATAGACTCGGCGTTCTGACTTGCAATGCCACAACACCCTATTTAATGGGTTTCCTGAATCTGCAACGGACAGGTCCCCTGGTAATCGATTATCCCAAAGGCATGACGGCAGGCGGCATCCTGGATTTCTGGCAGCGTCCGATTACAGATCTGGGACTGACGGGACCCGATCAGGGAGCAGGCGGCAAGTACTTGGTGATTGCTCCCGGTCAGGAGGTTCCCCAGGGTGCAGAGGGTTATCGGGTGGTGCATTCACCGACCAACAATCTCTTCCATGCGTTGCGTGTGCTGGCTACCGACCCTCAGGAAGCTGAAGCACTCAGTGCCAGTTATCAGGCATACTCCTACGCCGACCGCGAGAATCCTCGCAAGACCCGCATTATTCCGGCGGCAGACAAACCCTGGAGTGGCTGGCCAGCCAATGTGCTGGAATACTGGCGACTGCTGGCAAAGATGCTGAATGAGGAACCAGTGCATGAGCGCGATCGCATGATGGTGGCAATGCTCAAATCACTGGGCATCGAAAAAGGCAAGCCGTTTCAGCCCGATGCTCGCCAGCAGAAGATTCTGGAACAGGGGGCGATCGTAGGAGAGGCGATGGCACGGAGCCTGACCTATGCTAAGCGTCAACCTGAGGCTTACACCTGGCCCGGAACGAACTGGGCAAATATGATCCAACTAGAAGCCAATCAGGAGACGGAACACTATACCGCCCTGGATGAGCGCACCGCCTGGTTCTACGAAGCTGTAACCCTGAGTGCTGGAATGACGACCAAAACTCCCGGCATGGGGCAGCAGTATATGTCCACTAAGAAAGACAAAGTAGGCAATTGGCTTCAGGGCGGCAATCATTACACCTTAAACGTGCCACCAAACGTGCCCGTCAAACAGTTCTGGGCGATGACGCTCTACGATACTGAAACCCGCTGCTTTATCGACAATCCCCACGAGATTGCGGGCTTGGATTCTCGCATGGATCTGATCACGAATGCCGATGGTTCCGTGGATCTCTATTTTGGTCCCACAGCCCCCACGGGCAAGGAGAAAAATTGGATACCCACTGTGCCAGGTCGTGGCTGGTTTGCCCTCTTTCGGTTTTATGCGCCGACTGAACCGTACTTCGATCGCACCTGGTCGCTTCCAGACATTGAAAAAATAATTTGA
- a CDS encoding DUF1254 domain-containing protein, which produces MMNTEKLTTPIGDFEFTLGGYPTQESAQKLFDALDFQRACQAYLDFMPAMSMYSLLEGQEKGWGCKECSDLAVAADLLTATPLVLTGNTESIYFACNVDLKKDGPTVVEIPPQVLGMANDAYFRYVIDFGMAGPDQGQGGKYLLLPPDYKGDVPEGYFVAQSRTYRVWVMARASQKISGMGEQALKWYGDHCAVYPLKDGYRSPNVRNCGSLSADTTHPNDLQYFVNLDKVIQYEPTAAFAPEQLGLLRSLGIEKGKTFDPDERMKQILDTAAKTGLGMARAIAYQSREPEAQVYPDRKWEYIFVGGSHEFLRNGVRNLDARTLFHFAVICVTPAMVNKMVGVGSQYMSAYKDADGNYLDGGKNYQLHLPPNIPVNNFWSVTLYDPGTRSLLQTDQPKPSVNSFDQPKQNPDGSYDLYFGPSAPAGKERNWVQTVPGKGWFAYIRLYGPLQPFFDQTWKPDDIVKV; this is translated from the coding sequence ATGATGAACACAGAGAAACTAACGACACCGATTGGAGATTTTGAATTTACGCTGGGCGGTTATCCAACCCAGGAGTCAGCACAGAAACTTTTCGACGCGCTTGATTTTCAGCGGGCATGCCAAGCTTACCTTGATTTCATGCCGGCAATGTCCATGTATTCATTGCTTGAGGGGCAGGAAAAGGGCTGGGGGTGTAAGGAATGTTCTGACCTGGCGGTGGCCGCCGATTTGCTAACCGCCACCCCGCTGGTTTTGACCGGCAACACGGAAAGCATTTATTTCGCTTGTAATGTTGACCTCAAGAAAGATGGTCCCACGGTGGTTGAAATCCCGCCGCAGGTCTTGGGGATGGCTAACGATGCCTATTTCCGGTATGTCATTGATTTTGGCATGGCTGGCCCAGATCAGGGGCAAGGGGGCAAATATCTGCTGCTGCCGCCGGATTATAAAGGCGACGTGCCCGAAGGTTATTTCGTCGCGCAGTCGCGCACCTATCGAGTTTGGGTCATGGCGCGTGCCAGCCAAAAGATCAGCGGCATGGGCGAACAGGCCCTCAAGTGGTATGGCGATCATTGTGCGGTCTACCCGTTAAAGGATGGCTACAGAAGTCCCAATGTCAGGAATTGCGGCAGCCTGTCGGCAGATACCACCCACCCCAATGATCTCCAGTATTTCGTCAACCTCGACAAGGTGATTCAATACGAGCCGACGGCGGCATTTGCGCCAGAACAGTTGGGGCTGTTGCGATCGCTGGGTATCGAGAAGGGCAAGACGTTTGACCCCGACGAGCGCATGAAGCAGATCCTCGATACGGCGGCCAAGACCGGTCTGGGTATGGCCAGGGCCATTGCCTATCAATCGCGCGAGCCGGAAGCGCAGGTTTATCCTGACCGCAAGTGGGAATACATCTTCGTTGGCGGTAGCCACGAATTCTTGAGGAATGGCGTTAGAAACCTCGATGCCAGAACCTTGTTCCACTTTGCCGTCATTTGCGTGACCCCGGCGATGGTGAACAAGATGGTTGGCGTCGGATCTCAGTACATGAGCGCCTATAAAGATGCCGACGGCAATTACCTGGATGGCGGCAAGAACTACCAGCTTCACTTGCCGCCAAACATCCCCGTCAACAACTTCTGGTCGGTGACACTGTACGATCCTGGCACGCGATCGCTGCTGCAAACCGATCAACCCAAACCGAGTGTCAACAGCTTTGATCAGCCGAAACAGAACCCTGACGGTTCCTATGACCTCTATTTTGGCCCTAGCGCACCAGCAGGCAAGGAAAGGAACTGGGTCCAGACGGTTCCTGGCAAGGGTTGGTTCGCTTACATTCGCCTGTACGGCCCGCTGCAACCCTTCTTCGATCAAACCTGGAAACCCGACGACATTGTGAAAGTCTGA
- a CDS encoding DUF1254 domain-containing protein, producing MQSLTALTPETARNIAREAYTFGFPMVENYKTLYKQAIDTRHPDFKAPINQIGRAAGVVTPDDTQFITPNTDTPYCFLWADLRTEPIVVTMPAIEPNRYYTGQIVDLYTHNIDYLGTRVYGNDGGNFLLVDPGWNGEPPENIRAVIRCETELLYILFRIQLFDLSDLEKVQTIQAGIQAQPLSQFVGKPAPPAAPAIAWLPLVDDMTETPVLFRYLNFLLQFAPTHPSETELISRFAQLGIGAGKPFDIATFPPEIQQAIADGISDFWQQDFPGIMQRLNAGEVGSGDAFGTREFLQNNYLYRFLAAKLGIYGNSRDEAIYITYFVDADNNKLDTSQSGYTLRFEGDQLPPANAFWSITLYDGKTQLLVRNPLQRYVLNSPMLETFKFGEDGSLTLYIQKDSPGGDRESNWLPAPDGPFYLILRIYLPKPEVLNGTWKQPPLQQI from the coding sequence ATGCAATCACTAACAGCTCTTACCCCTGAAACCGCCCGCAATATTGCCCGAGAAGCCTATACCTTTGGGTTTCCAATGGTTGAAAACTACAAAACGCTGTACAAACAGGCGATCGACACCAGACACCCAGATTTCAAAGCCCCCATTAACCAGATTGGTCGTGCGGCAGGGGTCGTCACCCCGGATGACACGCAGTTTATCACGCCCAACACCGACACGCCCTATTGCTTTCTCTGGGCAGATTTGCGAACTGAACCGATCGTTGTCACCATGCCTGCGATCGAGCCAAACCGTTACTACACCGGGCAGATCGTTGATCTGTACACCCATAACATTGACTACCTCGGCACCCGCGTTTACGGCAACGATGGGGGTAACTTCCTGCTCGTCGATCCCGGTTGGAACGGTGAGCCACCGGAAAATATTCGGGCGGTCATTCGATGCGAAACTGAATTGTTGTACATCCTCTTCCGCATCCAACTCTTTGATCTATCCGATTTAGAGAAGGTGCAGACCATTCAGGCAGGCATTCAGGCGCAACCCCTGTCGCAGTTTGTAGGAAAACCTGCCCCACCAGCAGCACCCGCGATCGCGTGGCTCCCACTGGTAGACGATATGACTGAGACACCCGTATTATTCCGCTACCTCAACTTCTTGCTGCAATTTGCCCCCACTCATCCGTCTGAGACTGAATTAATATCTCGCTTTGCTCAATTGGGTATTGGTGCAGGTAAACCCTTTGACATCGCCACATTTCCCCCAGAGATCCAGCAGGCGATCGCCGATGGCATCAGCGACTTCTGGCAGCAAGACTTTCCAGGTATCATGCAGCGCCTCAATGCGGGAGAAGTGGGTAGTGGTGATGCGTTCGGTACCCGCGAGTTCCTCCAGAACAACTACCTGTATCGCTTCCTGGCTGCAAAACTGGGAATTTATGGCAACTCCCGTGACGAAGCTATCTACATAACCTACTTTGTCGATGCCGACAACAACAAACTTGATACCTCACAGTCTGGTTACACGCTGCGCTTTGAGGGCGATCAACTGCCACCCGCCAATGCCTTCTGGTCGATCACCCTGTATGACGGTAAGACCCAATTGCTCGTCCGAAATCCGCTCCAGCGATATGTCTTGAACTCCCCGATGCTGGAGACATTCAAGTTTGGTGAAGATGGTTCCCTCACTCTCTATATCCAGAAGGATTCACCCGGCGGCGATCGGGAATCGAATTGGTTGCCTGCACCCGATGGACCCTTCTACCTGATCCTGCGAATTTACTTACCCAAACCCGAAGTCCTCAACGGCACCTGGAAGCAACCCCCATTGCAGCAAATTTAA